A stretch of Lathyrus oleraceus cultivar Zhongwan6 chromosome 6, CAAS_Psat_ZW6_1.0, whole genome shotgun sequence DNA encodes these proteins:
- the LOC127094702 gene encoding uncharacterized protein LOC127094702 has translation MDVDEALEVGVISYVNMDGRENGALSRRPQESGHAFRAKHNIARNFKNNMMMAKSRLPHPITCRHCNARLFHHESRDTCCNGGKVSFSRVDAPIELQQLFLDGSAEGKHVRQHIRSYNHVLSFTSTGVHVDENILASSHGIYTFHAQGAFYHNIGGFYPNEGGRSYFLQLYIYDTNNELHNRMQENPQLHQNVVHKLQKMLHQFNPFVIRFKKLSILPNISECSLILKERPSNHHQYNLPTAEQVAAIIVGCDADSMDYGRDINVIRCDGNLKKVQETKGYYDPLQYSICPNDQSMLLNAGRLLQQYVIDNYVKIESRRLSWIKEHRSDIRSELYQGLHDALHVGETNAENIGKIKILPSSFICDRRDMTQHYEDGMAIVLNGGVLGKVKSYMYVTEFQKRGLPYVHMLLVLESNDKLRDRKDYDSMVRAEIPKLECEPQLHEAVVRHMIHGPYGIINRKSPCMKDGHCKKRYPKQFLDETRQGTDSYPEYRRRFDESVSLDKDKSVNNRWVVPYNPWLLLKYECHINVEIYSSIKSIKYLYKYVYKGSDRVAMEVHKGSYMDEVQQYVDARWICAPEALWKIFRFTLYQLYPSVERLHIHLPNLHQVRFYDHQQIANVLNNECNSKTMLTQFSALNLRDPQERKYLYREIPEHYCWNKRVMEWHRRRSTRKVIGRIYTITTPRLPLERVLSLSIVEDTKGIDEKESEVVAMLKEHPPWVRSRPQRWEELRPETSSESKQVRRKSTIIIITSQ, from the exons ATGGATGTTGATGAAGCTTTGGAGGTTGGAGTAATATCATATGTTAACATGGACGGCAGAGAAAATGGTGCATTATCACGTCGTCCTCAAG AATCAGGACATGCTTTTCGAGCAAAGCACAATATTGCTcgaaatttcaaaaataatatGATGATGGCAAAATCCCGGTTGCCTCATCCAATTACCTGTAGACACTGCAATGCAAGACTGTTTCATCATGAATCACGTGACACGTGTTGTAATGGTGGAAAGGTATCATTCTCACGAGTTGATGCTCCTATAGAATTGCAACAATTATTTTTGGATGGTTCAGCTGAAGGAAAACATGTTAGGCAACATATTCGAAGTTATAACCATGTCCTTTCATTCACTTCAACTGGTGTTCACGTTGATGAGAACATTCTTGCATCTAGTCATGGTATATACACATTTCATGCTCAAGGTGCTTTTTACCATAACATAGGAGGTTTCTATCCAAATGAGGGTGGCAGGTCGTATTTCTTACAACTATACATCTACGACACCAATAATGAGCTACATAATAGAATGCAGGAAAATCCACAACTGCATCAAAATGTAGTTCACAAATTACAGAAAATGCTCCATCAGTTTAATCCTTTTGTAATTAGGTTCAAGAAACTTTCAATACTTCCAAATATCAGTGAATGTAGCCTCATACTTAAGGAGCGTCCAAGTAATCACCATCAATACAATCTTCCAACTGCTGAACAAGTTGCGGCAATTATTGTTGGATGTGATGCAGATTCTATGGATTATGGAAGGGATATTAATGTCATTCGTTGTGATGGAAATCTCAAGAAAGTTCAAGAGACAAAGGGATATTATGATCCTTTGCAATACTCT ATTTGCCCAAATGATCAATCAATGTTGTTAAATGCGGGTCGACTGTTGCAACAATATGTTATAGACAAttatgtcaaaattgaatcaagGAGATTAAGTTGGATTAAAGAGCACCGAAGTGATATACGTTCTGAATTGTACCAAGGTTTACATGATGCTTTGCATGTTGGTGAAACTAATGCAG AGAACAttggaaaaataaaaatattgCCATCATCATTTATATGCGATCGTCGAGACATGACACAACATTATGAAGATGGCATGGCTATTGTTCTTAATGGAG GAGTCTTGGGTAAAGTTAAAAGCTACATGTATGTCACTGAATTTCAAAAGCGAGGACTGCCGTATGTGCATATGTTGTTGGTCTTAGAAAGTAACGACAAGTTGCGTGACCGAAAAGATTATGATAGTATGGTAAGAGCAGAAATACCTAAATTAGAATGTGAACCACAGTTGCATGAAGCTGTTGTACGACATATGATCCATGGACCTTACGGCATAATCAACCGAAAGTCTCCATGTATGAAAGACGGACATTGTAAAAAAAGGTATCCCAAACAATTCTTGGATGAAACACGTCAAGGCACTGACTCATATCCCGAGTATAGGAGAAGGTTTGATGAGTCTGTATCATTAGATAAAGATAAGTCTGTCAATAATAGATGGGTGGTTCCTTATAACCCTTGGTTACTGTTAAAGTATGAATGTCACATCAATGTAGAGATTTACAGTAGCATTAAAAGTATCAAGTATCTATACAAATATGTGTACAAGGGCTCTGATCGTGTGGCTATGGAGGTTCATAAAGGATCATACATGGATGAAGTTCAGCAATATGTTGATGCAAGATGGATTTGTGCTCCCGAGGCATTATGGAAAATATTTCGATTCACTCTTTACCAATTATATCCTTCGGTTGAAAGATTGCATATCCACTTGCCGAACCTCCATCAAGTGCGCTTTTATGATCATCAGCAAATTGCAAATGTGTTAAATAATGAATGCAACTCCAAAACAATGCTCACACAATTCTCTGCATTGAATCTACGAGATCCACAAGAAAGAAAGTATCTGTATAGAGAGATTCCAGAGCATTATTGTTGGAACAAGCGTGTTATGGAATGGCATCGTAGACGGTCAACAAGAAAAGTTATCGGGAGAATCTATACG